The following coding sequences lie in one Microvirga sp. 17 mud 1-3 genomic window:
- a CDS encoding calcium-binding protein, producing the protein MTNYFFDATHPLPAPGGNALLELPDAGTAFIGLSVMSPAGIALQAALRQRITIAETIKVQGHGHALDLKGVNSGVTSEGDIISDTGTGIRFSGGGTGTVLNLGTIMAIKGVEVLPANAQNPSTADRLELYNTGTISASGLAVQGQIGPDRIVNAGHIRTSAAGPDAVAIDLGSGSDIYDGTRGIVTGRIELGAGDDTAHGGAGGEIFAVGTGSNAVDGGPGIDTIDYTSATAGVTLSLAISAAQWTGLQFDQITNVENIIGSAQADKLTGSDVGNKLQGGGGADTLEGGFGNDTLEGGDGIDTARYSGTSGVTVNLMIEGAQNTGTHGSDTLIGIENLEAGAGADKLTGNDENNTLSGGAGSDTLVGGLGNDSLDGGAGEDRAVYSGSRSAYTVTPNEDGTFKIAGPEGEDVLNDIRLVQFSDQTIALVNNAPSNIVLSTASLSESAAPGSTVAALYGSDPDGDTLTYSLVSDAGGLFGLQGTSLVLKGAVDYETAKQHEIAIRATDSYGKELVKTVTLTVHNVVETMPLVLRGTSAKDSLAGENGNDRISGLGQDDTLWGEGGNDTLIGGAGNDALIGGAGKDVFVLDTKPNVRSNVDTVYDFSPKDDTVHLSRKVFTKLPKKGALSKGAFWIGDHVHDASDRIVYNKKTGALFYDPDGTGRAAATQIATLQKNLKLTYHDFFVI; encoded by the coding sequence ATGACCAATTACTTTTTCGACGCGACCCACCCGCTTCCCGCTCCCGGCGGCAATGCGCTTCTCGAACTCCCTGACGCCGGAACGGCCTTCATCGGGCTTAGCGTGATGAGCCCTGCGGGAATTGCCCTGCAAGCCGCCCTCAGGCAGCGGATCACCATCGCCGAGACCATCAAGGTCCAGGGCCACGGCCATGCCCTCGACTTGAAGGGCGTGAACAGCGGCGTCACCAGCGAAGGCGACATCATATCGGATACGGGCACTGGCATTCGGTTCAGCGGAGGCGGGACCGGCACGGTGCTCAATCTAGGGACGATCATGGCCATCAAAGGCGTGGAGGTCCTGCCGGCAAATGCCCAGAATCCATCTACCGCGGATAGGCTTGAGCTTTACAATACCGGGACGATTTCCGCGTCCGGCCTCGCGGTCCAGGGTCAGATCGGCCCGGATCGCATCGTCAATGCAGGCCATATCAGGACGAGTGCTGCGGGGCCAGATGCGGTCGCCATCGATCTTGGAAGTGGGAGTGACATCTATGACGGTACGCGCGGTATCGTAACCGGCCGGATCGAACTCGGGGCAGGCGACGACACAGCCCACGGAGGGGCCGGCGGCGAGATCTTTGCCGTCGGGACCGGCAGCAACGCCGTTGATGGCGGCCCTGGTATCGATACGATCGATTACACCTCTGCTACAGCCGGAGTCACGCTGAGCCTCGCCATCTCGGCAGCACAATGGACCGGATTACAATTTGACCAAATTACCAATGTCGAGAACATCATCGGAAGCGCGCAGGCGGACAAGCTGACCGGCAGCGATGTCGGCAACAAGCTCCAGGGCGGCGGCGGAGCCGACACTCTGGAAGGCGGGTTCGGCAATGACACGCTCGAGGGCGGCGACGGCATCGATACCGCGCGCTATTCCGGCACGTCCGGCGTCACCGTAAATCTTATGATCGAAGGGGCGCAGAATACGGGTACCCACGGCAGCGATACCCTGATCGGAATCGAGAATCTCGAAGCGGGCGCCGGCGCCGACAAGCTCACGGGCAATGACGAGAACAACACCCTGTCCGGGGGGGCCGGCAGCGACACCCTGGTCGGAGGACTCGGCAACGATTCCCTGGATGGGGGCGCCGGTGAGGACCGGGCGGTCTATTCCGGGAGCCGGAGCGCCTACACGGTCACGCCGAACGAAGACGGCACGTTCAAAATCGCCGGTCCAGAGGGCGAGGATGTCCTGAACGATATCCGCCTCGTCCAGTTCTCCGACCAGACTATCGCGTTGGTCAACAACGCGCCCTCGAACATTGTCCTTTCGACTGCAAGCCTGTCCGAGAGCGCCGCGCCCGGATCCACCGTCGCCGCCCTGTACGGCTCCGATCCGGACGGCGACACGCTGACCTATTCGCTGGTCTCGGATGCCGGAGGCCTTTTCGGTCTCCAGGGGACAAGCCTCGTCCTGAAGGGTGCCGTCGATTACGAGACGGCCAAGCAGCACGAGATCGCAATCCGGGCAACCGATTCCTACGGCAAAGAACTTGTGAAGACCGTCACGTTGACAGTGCACAATGTTGTGGAAACCATGCCGCTCGTCCTGCGCGGCACTTCTGCCAAGGATTCCCTGGCCGGGGAGAACGGGAATGACCGCATCTCCGGCCTTGGCCAGGACGACACCCTCTGGGGCGAGGGCGGCAATGACACGCTCATCGGTGGCGCCGGGAATGATGCGCTCATCGGCGGGGCCGGGAAGGACGTGTTCGTGCTCGATACGAAGCCGAACGTCCGCAGCAACGTGGATACCGTCTACGACTTCTCCCCCAAGGACGACACGGTCCATCTGTCGCGGAAGGTCTTTACCAAGCTGCCCAAGAAAGGCGCGCTCTCCAAGGGCGCCTTCTGGATCGGCGACCACGTGCACGATGCGAGCGACCGGATCGTCTACAATAAGAAGACCGGTGCGCTCTTCTACGATCCCGACGGGACCGGCCGCGCTGCTGCGACCCAGATCGCAACGCTCCAGAAGAACCTCAAGCTGACCTATCACGATTTCTTCGTGATCTGA